GGCGGGGGCCTGTTCGCGGCGAGCTGGATGTTCAAGCGCTATTACGCCACGCCCGACGGCAAGCTGGCCATCGACCGCATGGCGCTCCAGGCGCCGGTGCTGGGCGATGTGCTCCGCAAGTCGGCCGTGTCGCGGTTCACGCGTACGCTCGGCACGCTGATCGGTTCGGGGGTGAGCATTCTCGACGGGCTCGAGATCACGGCCAAGACCGCCGGCAACCGGGTGATCCAGGACGCGATCATGGAATCGCGGGCCAGCATCGCCGGCGGCGAGACGATCAGCGCGCCGCTCAAGAAGAGCAACGTGTTCCCGCCGATGGTGATCAGCATGATCAACGTGGGCGAACAGACCGGCGGTCTGGACGAGATGCTGTCGAAGATCGCGGACTTCTACGACGAGGAAGTGGACGCGGCGGTGAGCAACCTGCTGGCCCTCATGGAGCCGGCGATGATCGTGTTCCTGGGCGTGGTCGTGGGCGGCATGGTGGTGGCCATGTACCTGCCGATCTTCGACATGGTGAACGCGGTGCAGTAGGGCCAGGGCAAGTTATGATGCGCCCAAGTTTGTGGACTTGCGCGCTCTATCATAATTCTCTGTAACTTGCTGTACGGCATGGTGTTAGTGTGACCCTGCGAGTTCTCTCGTGACTGTCTGGGCGCTGTCTCGTAATCCCACTCCCGAGCCCGGGTGAGTTGTTTCGTAACTTCGTGGGGGCACGACCGGACGGGACGGTCCGCCGACGGCGACGTCGACCTTAGCCTCAATACGGCGCTCCGCAGATACATCGATCGAGTTCGTGCTGGCAATTGATCGCGGGGGCAGCGCCAAAGTCGGGCCGCCCGCCTGCTGGGCCTGCCGTATTCGACCCTTGAGAGCACCACGAAGCGGCTGGGCCTCCGAGTGCGTTCCTGTCGCAACCCACCGGAATGAGGCGCGTGCGTGGCGGCACACCCTCCGCCGCGGCGCGGATGCCGACCCTCAGCGCTCGCCTGCGAGCACAACGAGGGTGATCTTCGTTTGGCCGCGCCGAATGCCAAGTCGCACCGACTGACCGGGCGCGATCGCGCTCCACCGCCGTCCGCCTTCGGGCGTGGTGAGCAGAATGCCGCCGATGCTCTCCACGGTATCCCCGGCGCGAACGCCTGCCTGCGCCGCGGGGCCATCGGCGCGGACCGCGAATACCTCGGGCGCCTTGGCGAAAGACCAGATATCCGCCCCGTCCTGGCTCGATTGCACCGTGCACTGGCACGACAGGCCGACGCCGAGCCACCCCGGCGTGTGGACGCGGGGCGCCCCGCCAGTCCGCGCGGGCGGCCCCGCTGCTGCGGGCTTCGATGCGTGTGACTCCGCGTTCGCCAACTTCCCGCCCGTCGGCACGATGATGACCTCTCGGTCGCGCCCGCTACGGCGAATCGTCAAGCGGAGCGGGTGGCCCCGCTGCGCGTCGAAGAGATGCGCGCTTCCCTCGCGCGTCGTGATGAGCGCACCGTCCACGGCGACCAGCATGTCGCCATCTCGCACCTGTCCCGCCGCCGGCCCGTTCGGCCGGATGTCTCGGAGTTCGAGCTCACCCCCGAGTTGAATCCAGTCGTCGGCCGCATGCACGATCGCGTACGGCGCGATCATGCGCCCGATCCCGAGATCCGGACCGCTGCCGCCGGAGCCGCCGAACACCGCCTGCCCCCACGCCCGTCCGGCGGGGAACGCCAGGGCTGCCAGGACGATCACCGCCAGGATCAGGACCGTTTCGCGTCGATTCCGCCGCATATCGCCTCCGCCTCTGAGTTCGCGCCACGCGTATATGTGTCGACCGGTATGCTCTTCTTGGTGCCTCAGAACCAGTGGATCGTTGCATCGGCCCGCGTCGGCGCCGACGCCTCGTCATCGCACGGGGTCCACTCCGCCGACACTGCGGATGACAGCCGCGGGAGCTGCACCGCCGCGGCGCACAGAGTGGTCGCTGCCGATTCGCGCCCGGCGGCCAGCCCGGGGGTGGCCGGATGGGCGCGTGCGAGCGCCGCGAACTGGACCAGAGCGCCGACATACTCTGAGCCGGCGCGCTGCACGCGCAGCTCGGCGCTGCGCAGGTTGGACACCGGGGCCGGCCACGCCCGGGCCGCGTCGCCTTGCTCTACTCGCGCGCGTGCGCGGGACGCTCCGGTGATGTTCCCGGCGACGAACAGCGCGAGGGCAGCGGCCACGCCAGCGGCGTATGCGGCGTATCGTTGCCACCGCGGGGCCGGGAGCAGCCCGCGCCGGCGCAGCGCCCGCACCGCGCGGTCCTCTTCCCCGGGCGGCGCAGCGCTCTCCCACGAGAGCGACGCCAGGGGCGTCATGAGTTCCGGGGGGAGTCGATCATC
The window above is part of the Gemmatimonadaceae bacterium genome. Proteins encoded here:
- a CDS encoding PDZ domain-containing protein, which encodes MRRNRRETVLILAVIVLAALAFPAGRAWGQAVFGGSGGSGPDLGIGRMIAPYAIVHAADDWIQLGGELELRDIRPNGPAAGQVRDGDMLVAVDGALITTREGSAHLFDAQRGHPLRLTIRRSGRDREVIIVPTGGKLANAESHASKPAAAGPPARTGGAPRVHTPGWLGVGLSCQCTVQSSQDGADIWSFAKAPEVFAVRADGPAAQAGVRAGDTVESIGGILLTTPEGGRRWSAIAPGQSVRLGIRRGQTKITLVVLAGER